The DNA window TCCGCGAAGCCGAAAAGGCCCGGCTGAAGCAGGAAAAGCTGGCACGCGAAGCGGTCGAGAAGGCCGAGCGCGAGGCAGCGGCCGAAGCGGCACGTATCGCCGCCGAGGAAGCTGCACAGGCTGAGGCCAAAATTCGGGAATCCGAGGAGAACGAGCGCATTGCCCGTTTTCTGGCCGACGAAGCCGAACGCAAGGCCAAGCGCGACGCGCGTTATGCGGCGCGCAAGCAGCGCACCGGCAGAACGCCTCCGGGCTTCTCCGCCCGCTAGCCTCCAGGCTACGAAGCAATCTGCTTCGAGAATCAGGGTCGCCTCACAGCGGCCCTGAACGTGTTTGTCCAATGCATGTCGCCCAAAAGTGGTCCCAGTTTTGGGCGGACGATATGCATAAAAACAAGAACGGCTCTGCTCAGGCGGCGAACTTCAGCCCCATGATGCCGCAGACGATGAGCGCGATGCAGGCTAACCTGATCGCGGTGGCAGGCTCGCCGAGCAGCCAGATGCCGAGCAGGGCCGTGCCGACGGTGCCGATGCCGGTCCACACCGCATAGGCGGTACCGACCGGCAACGCCTTCAGCGCCAGGCCAAGCAGAGTGAGGCTGACGACCATCGAGGCAACAGTCAGCACGGTCGGAACCAGCTTCGAGAAACCGTCGGTGTATTTGAGGCCGATTGCCCAGCCAATCTCGAACAGGCCGGCAAAAAAGAGAAGAATCCACGACATCGACAACGCTCCATCGGAGCATCGGACCGAAAAGTGATTTCGGAGTCCGACGATCAATCAAACAATGGCGGGTCGTCCCGTCCGGATTTTGGGGAGGCGCGAGGCCGTCCCCGCCATGCCAATATAGGAATTTCGGGCGCTCGATCAACAGCGACCGGCAACAGTGTTGCCGGTCGTAATCTTGTTTTGAAGCGGATGGGCCGGACTTACTTGTCCTTGAGCTTCATCGCCTTGACCGGCGGCGCCTTCAGGGCCGGAGCCGCGGCGGGCTTCTTGGCATCCTTCTTCGGCTTGCGGGCTTCCTTGCCTGCCTTCATCGCACCTTTAGCCATGATTCGTTCCTCCTGATGTGGGAAGCGAAGTGAAACAAGAGAACCGCCCGACTGCAAGGGGTTAGCGACTGTTGCCGCCGTCAGCGGATCGCTTTCAACCGGTTTCTAATTTGCTCGTAAACCATGCCGGTCCGTGCCATGGTTGTCTTCGC is part of the Mesorhizobium loti genome and encodes:
- the sugE gene encoding quaternary ammonium compound efflux SMR transporter SugE yields the protein MSWILLFFAGLFEIGWAIGLKYTDGFSKLVPTVLTVASMVVSLTLLGLALKALPVGTAYAVWTGIGTVGTALLGIWLLGEPATAIRLACIALIVCGIMGLKFAA